In one Fundulus heteroclitus isolate FHET01 chromosome 3, MU-UCD_Fhet_4.1, whole genome shotgun sequence genomic region, the following are encoded:
- the LOC105926389 gene encoding C-reactive protein-like: MSALLLFVMLTACAASPQDLSGKMFTFPQETNTASVKLNIATHNLDAVTVCLRFFTDLQRAHGLFSLATPSSHNGFLIFKESTADTVGLYVNNKAVPYVVGYKLNTWHSVCSTWDADSGLGQLWFNGQPLARKFLSKSQISKPIVVLGQEQDSYAGSFDTKQSFTGMMADVHMWNYVLSPCEIQNYVDNLIFTPGNVLNWEALTFDVTGRVLIEEMQTNCHERYYTKKPCLNKSGY; this comes from the exons ATGTCGGCTTTGCTCCTCTTTGTGATGCTGACAGCCTGCGCTGCAAGTCCGCAGG ATCTTTCaggaaaaatgtttacatttccaCAAGAAACCAACACAGCCAGCGTGAAGCTGAATATAGCCACACATAATTTAGATGCGGTGACAGTCTGTCTCAG GTTCTTTACAGACCTCCAGAGAGCCCATGGCCTATTTTCTCTGGCCACACCGTCTTCTCATAATGGCTTTCTGATATTTAAAGAGTCAACTGCCGATACAGTTGGTTTATATGTGAACAATAAAGCAGTGCCATATGTAGTGGGCTACAAGTTGAATACATGGCACTCTGTGTGTTCCACGTGGGACGCTGATTCTGGATTAGGCCAGCTGTGGTTTAATGGACAGCCTTTAGCTCGGAAGTTCCTCAGTAAATCGCAGATCAGTAAACCAATTGTTGTCCTAGGACAG gAACAGGACAGTTATGCTGGTTCGTTTGACACCAAGCAGTCTTTTACTGGCATGATGGCCGATGTTCACATGTGGAACTACGTCTTGTCTCCCTGTGAAATCCAGAACTATGTGGATAACTTGATTTTCACTCCAGGGAATGTGCTGAACTGGGAGGCCCTGACATTTGATGTTACTGGCAGAGTGTTGATAGAAGAAATGCAAACAAACTGTCACGAGCGCTACTACACAAAAAAGCCTTGTCTAAACAAGTCTGGCTACTAA